A DNA window from Tachysurus fulvidraco isolate hzauxx_2018 chromosome 4, HZAU_PFXX_2.0, whole genome shotgun sequence contains the following coding sequences:
- the dnajc12 gene encoding dnaJ homolog subfamily C member 12 isoform X2, translated as MLHCRDGIGQTEQIMAEYKVRALSCHPDKQPENPEAAQDFQKLQQAKEILTDETKRKKYDYWLRSGITVPFSEFQALSDTVKMSMHWALKNKKEPMLESAKDRDEFQAGHSETPKEVPKEGITSIEELSSSGYWLHGFRRTCGTPSSLLEKFRNYQI; from the exons ACTGAACAAATTATGGCAGAGTATAAAGTGAGAGCCCTGTCTTGCCACCCTGACAAACAACCAGAAAATCCTGAAGCAG CACAAGACTTTCAAAAATTACAACAGGCCAAAGAAATTCTCACAGATgagaccaaaagaaaaaaatatgactACTGGTTGAGAAGTGGCATCACTGTGCCATTCAGTGAATTCCAGGCCTTGAGTGATACAGTTAAAATG TCAATGCATTGGGcccttaaaaacaaaaaggagcCAATGCTAGAATCAGCAAAAGACAGAGATGAATTCCAAGCTGGTCATTCAGAAACACCAAAAGAAGTTCCAAAAGAGGGGATAACATCTATTGAAGAACTTTCTTCAA GTGGTTATTGGCTTCATGGCTTTCGACGTACATGTGGTACTCCTTCAAGCCTCTTGGAAAAGTTTAGAAATTATCAAATATGA